Proteins found in one Pyrus communis chromosome 15, drPyrComm1.1, whole genome shotgun sequence genomic segment:
- the LOC137716752 gene encoding uncharacterized protein isoform X2: MEQRETLTMEQRLLLFPCFPNASDAEIEVAKILINLPHMISEFETPLPIQLALVWGCKRKRSVLALKNDGGASSLRRLIGPDFLSSLPLWASLAPGPLAAMAPPPPPVPNAVKEETSSPDTPLCFEPSESDEKQPDHLRSKLLGQKRKTEEWIPIVDELTSKKKLRNQELVNVKRFFEKMDGLNLELKARKEEEEEPRLDSDASPEPTEQLSQPTQLKSVTLPQPAPNQEPYQHPEQVKMPMPMQIQIPPPPSVIFYQHQLQQLIMDQTAKNQRREINVGPRGGNFNLCFKDSIVLNSSQPFDLSLVNKDVIRKRAAEARQKRLEICRVKKPRFHSR; this comes from the exons ATGGAACAGAGAGAAACACTGACAATGGAACAGAGGCTTCTACTCTTCCCCTGTTTTCCGAACGCCAGCGACGCCGAGATAGAGGTGGCGAAAATCCTGATTAATCTTCCCCACATGATCTCCGAATTCGAAACTCCGCTTCCGATTCAGCTCGCGCTCGTCTGGGGATGCAAGAGAAAGAGATCTGTACTCGCTCTGAAGAACGACGGCGGCGCTTCCAGTCTGCGTCGTCTGATTGGACCTGATTTTTTGTCTTCACTTCCACTCTGGGCTTCTCTGGCTCCTGGGCCTTTGGCGGCCATGGCTCCGCCGCCTCCCCCCGTCCCTAATGCTGTCAAGGAGGAGACTTCCAGCCCCGATACGCCGCTGTGCTTCGAGCCCAGTGAATCTGATGAGAAGCAGCCTGACCACCTGAGAAGTAAACTCCTTGGTCAAAAAAGG AAGACAGAGGAATGGATTCCAATTGTGGACGAATTGACTTCGAAGAAAAAATTGCGAAATCAA GAGCTTGTGAATGTGAAGCGTTTCTTTGAGAAGATGGATGGTCTTAATTTGGAGTTGAAAGCAAGGAAAGAGGAG GAAGAGGAGCCACGTTTGGATTCGGATGCAAGCCCAGAACCAACCGAGCAATTAAGCCAACCGACCCAACTCAAGTCTGTGACTCTGCCTCAACCGGCCCCAAATCAAGAGCCTTACCAACATCCTGAGCAAGTGAAAATGCCAATGCCAATGCAAATTCaaattcctcctcctcctagtGTGATTTTTTATCAACATCAACTGCAGCAGCTGATCATGGATCAAACGGCTAAAAATCAAAGAAGAGAGATCAACGTGGGCCCGCGAGGCGGTAACTTTAACCTCTGTTTTAAGGACTCTATCGTGTTGAACTCCTCCCAGCCCTTTGATCTTAGCTTGGTTAACAAGGATGTGATTAGGAAAAGGGCAGCTGAGGCAAGGCAGAAGAGGCTCGAAATCTGCAGGGTCAAGAAACCTCGCTTCCACTCCAGATGA
- the LOC137716752 gene encoding uncharacterized protein isoform X1 gives MEQRETLTMEQRLLLFPCFPNASDAEIEVAKILINLPHMISEFETPLPIQLALVWGCKRKRSVLALKNDGGASSLRRLIGPDFLSSLPLWASLAPGPLAAMAPPPPPVPNAVKEETSSPDTPLCFEPSESDEKQPDHLRSKLLGQKRKTEEWIPIVDELTSKKKLRNQELVNVKRFFEKMDGLNLELKARKEELMRLDHKQEEEPRLDSDASPEPTEQLSQPTQLKSVTLPQPAPNQEPYQHPEQVKMPMPMQIQIPPPPSVIFYQHQLQQLIMDQTAKNQRREINVGPRGGNFNLCFKDSIVLNSSQPFDLSLVNKDVIRKRAAEARQKRLEICRVKKPRFHSR, from the exons ATGGAACAGAGAGAAACACTGACAATGGAACAGAGGCTTCTACTCTTCCCCTGTTTTCCGAACGCCAGCGACGCCGAGATAGAGGTGGCGAAAATCCTGATTAATCTTCCCCACATGATCTCCGAATTCGAAACTCCGCTTCCGATTCAGCTCGCGCTCGTCTGGGGATGCAAGAGAAAGAGATCTGTACTCGCTCTGAAGAACGACGGCGGCGCTTCCAGTCTGCGTCGTCTGATTGGACCTGATTTTTTGTCTTCACTTCCACTCTGGGCTTCTCTGGCTCCTGGGCCTTTGGCGGCCATGGCTCCGCCGCCTCCCCCCGTCCCTAATGCTGTCAAGGAGGAGACTTCCAGCCCCGATACGCCGCTGTGCTTCGAGCCCAGTGAATCTGATGAGAAGCAGCCTGACCACCTGAGAAGTAAACTCCTTGGTCAAAAAAGG AAGACAGAGGAATGGATTCCAATTGTGGACGAATTGACTTCGAAGAAAAAATTGCGAAATCAA GAGCTTGTGAATGTGAAGCGTTTCTTTGAGAAGATGGATGGTCTTAATTTGGAGTTGAAAGCAAGGAAAGAGGAG CTAATGAGACTTGACCATAAACAGGAAGAGGAGCCACGTTTGGATTCGGATGCAAGCCCAGAACCAACCGAGCAATTAAGCCAACCGACCCAACTCAAGTCTGTGACTCTGCCTCAACCGGCCCCAAATCAAGAGCCTTACCAACATCCTGAGCAAGTGAAAATGCCAATGCCAATGCAAATTCaaattcctcctcctcctagtGTGATTTTTTATCAACATCAACTGCAGCAGCTGATCATGGATCAAACGGCTAAAAATCAAAGAAGAGAGATCAACGTGGGCCCGCGAGGCGGTAACTTTAACCTCTGTTTTAAGGACTCTATCGTGTTGAACTCCTCCCAGCCCTTTGATCTTAGCTTGGTTAACAAGGATGTGATTAGGAAAAGGGCAGCTGAGGCAAGGCAGAAGAGGCTCGAAATCTGCAGGGTCAAGAAACCTCGCTTCCACTCCAGATGA
- the LOC137718695 gene encoding uncharacterized protein: MPPKDEKPAKPRREVKVEEDDDDEKSLGSIALERKKKQPTKSSGNANGTAKSTGREAAKVKKEDKMDQDWDKATKAKPKQEARVKKEENGGDSNEELGLKPRKGSNSKPQKEIKNNRVKKMEEEEEEKGKKRKASEAATEEKKKREKKVYDLPGQKKDPPEKKDPLRQFYESLHQQIPSSEMAQFWMMEYGLLPKVEAEKVFEKKQKKSQLQKLTSPTKSVSSVKTSTKSVTVKKNTASPAAPSNNKKPTTVSKSATNQSKKRKTEDSSSERDSDDDFVARIVKKKQAA, translated from the exons ATGCCGCCAAAAGATGAGAAGCCTGCGAAGCCGCGGAGGGAGGTGAAAGTggaagaagacgacgacgatGAGAAGAGCTTGGGTTCGATTGCGTTGGAGCGCAAGAAGAAGCAACCCACGAAAAGCAGTGGCAATGCGAATGGAACGGCGAAATCTACGGGCAGAGAAGCCGCTAAGGTGAAGAAGGAGGACAAGATGGACCAAGATTGGGATAAGGCCACGAAGGCGAAGCCTAAACAAGAAGCCAGAGTGAAGAAGGAGGAGAACGGCGGCGACAGCAACGAGGAATTGGGTTTGAAGCCGAGAAAGGGTTCGAATTCAAAGCCCCAAAAG GAAATCAAGAACAACAGGGTGAAGaaaatggaggaggaggaggaggagaaggggaagaagaggaaggcgTCGGAGGCTGCGacagaggagaagaagaagagggagaagaagGTGTATGATTTGCCTGGTCAGAAGAAGGACCCTCCCGAGAAG AAGGACCCACTTAGGCAATTCTACGAGTCGCTTCACCAGCAAATTCCGAGTAGCGAAATGGCGCAGTTCTG GATGATGGAGTACGGTTTGCTACCCAAAGTGGAGGCAGAGAAAGTGTTTgagaagaagcagaagaagagtCAACTGCAAAAGCTCACTTCTCCAACAAAATCTGTATCTTCTGTAAAGACGAGCACAAAGTCAGTTACTGTTAAGAAGAACACAGCATCACCCGCAGCGCCTTCAAATAACAAGAAACCGACAACAGTCTCCAAAAGCGCAACAAACCAGTCGAAGAAGCGGAAGACGGAAGATAGCAGCTCAGAGAGAGACTCTGATGATGACTTTGTGGCCAGAATAGTAAAGAAGAAGCAAGCAGCTTAG
- the LOC137718032 gene encoding uncharacterized protein: MEETLASVSAPASSLVMLVGIVVALLIFSSYTSYKAQMERTKFGFNIFVLFLPLLLTIVAYCLITYRSFRVTTKAAVADKAAEGGGASPWGVALFLGLLLVLVSYQSSVQSKWWPHYWGTY; the protein is encoded by the coding sequence ATGGAGGAGACCCTAGCCTCCGTCTCTGCGCCAGCATCGTCTCTAGTGATGCTAGTCGGCATAGTGGTTGCGTTACTAATATTTTCATCTTACACCAGCTACAAGGCGCAGATGGAGAGAACTAAGTTCGGGTTCAATATATTTGTCTTGTTTTTGCCCTTGTTGTTGACCATTGTCGCTTACTGTTTGATCACATACCGTAGCTTTCGGGTGACGACGAAGGCGGCGGTGGCTGATAAGGCAGCTGAAGGTGGAGGAGCATCCCCCTGGGGCGTGGCCTTGTTTCTGGGGCTGTTGCTCGTTTTGGTGTCCTATCAGTCTTCTGTGCAGTCCAAGTGGTGGCCTCACTATTGGGGTActtattag
- the LOC137718803 gene encoding uncharacterized protein, which translates to MGTKELLDSPSQRRNWHNIFNALVQMLRSQQSNLETMAADRKVFKDRVRVQEEKWISAFHLLGDQIRQMKVDLELKEMEGSVESAKLGWALSMKQQEAYIAKLKLEYSDSELEGFKAWFDLHSNKNTTLKQQCDKLASEKSFAWHQYDLMENDYKTKLKSKNSELEQANAKIQTLLASMEQLQSSSTEKDDKIGILISKVAKMETDSNNFKKEISKLSKELETLRNSTSTSSTPVLNRCTTRTRGKSSVNVTVKKDSSAVQRPHSSKDTKKGSGSSKRNADDVITIIETPKLFSSRFKVPKLKNASSPSVR; encoded by the exons ATGGGCACCAAAGAGCTTCTGGACTCCCCCTCTCAGCGCCGGAACTGGCACAACATCTTCAACGCGCTGGTACAGATGCTGCGGTCTCAGCAATCGAACCTCGAGACGATGGCCGCCGACAGAAAAGTCTTCAAAGATCGCGTCAGAGTGCAAGAAGAGAAGTGGATCTCCGCGTTTCATCTCTTGGGAGATCAAATCCGCCAG ATGAAGGTGGACTTGGAATTGAAAGAAATGGAAGGCTCCGTTGAGTCGGCCAAGTTAGGGTGGGCTCTTagcatgaagcaacaagaggcTTATATCGCGAAACTCAAGTTAg AATACTCGGACAGTGAGTTAGAAGGTTTTAAAGCATGGTTTGACCTACACTCCAACAAAAATACCACCTTAAAGCAGCAATGTGATAAGCTTGCTTCGGAAAAGAGCTTTGCGTGGCATCAGTATGACCTTATGGAAAATGATTACAAAACTAAACTGAAGAGCAAGAATTCTGAACTCGAGCAGGCGAATGCAAAGATACAAACTCTTCTCGCCAGTATGGAGCAGTTACAGTCCTCAAGTACCGAAAAGGATGACAAGATTGGAATTTTAATAAGTAAAGTTGCTAAGATGGAGACTGATTCAAACAATTTCAAGAAGGAAATTTCGAAACTTTCGAAGGAGTTGGAAACATTAAGAAATTCCACAAGTACTTCGTCTACTCCTGTTTTGAACCGGTGTACAACAAGAACTAGAGGCAAGAGTAGTGTTAATGTAACTGTGAAGAAAGATTCGTCGGCTGTACAACGTCCTCATTCTTCAAAGGACACCAAAAAG GGGAGCGGCAGTTCAAAGAGAAACGCAGATGATGTTATAACCATTATCGAGACTCCAAAGTTGTTCTCATCCAGATTTAAAGTACCCAAGTTGAAGAATGCATCATCACCCAGTGTAAGATAA